Sequence from the Phragmites australis chromosome 6, lpPhrAust1.1, whole genome shotgun sequence genome:
TATCCATAAAAGAATTGTTGAATCACTACTTAGTCCATTCTAAATTGACGTaagaattcaaaatatttgggCTAGGATAAATAGCCGATTGCATTCATGGTACAAAACTGATCCTGCAGTATCACTAGAGCAGGACTGGTGAGAGTAGAAAACTCACAATTGaattaacattaacaattctGCTGGGAGAACCTTGAAGAAGGGAAGGTATAAGCAACATCGTCAGTAATGCAGGTGCAAGATGGTTCACTTGCATGTGTTCTTGGAGACCATCCTTTGAAAACCGCTAAGGCTCCACATGACAGGGAAAAGTTGATCATCTCTGATACAACTCGGAAAGAGTTTATTATCTCTGATACAACTTGAATACTCTACTATGTTTAAACGAAACCTGAATCAATTTAGTAGGTCAACATCCAAAGAATTATGTTAATAATTAAGTACACAGACCTCCTATAGTGAAGATGCCAGCATTGTTGATCAACACATGCAGGGGTGCCATATGAGCATTCCAGGCATCAGCAAATTTTACAACTGAATCAAGGCAGAGCTGGTCAAGTTCCATCACCTTAAAGAGTAATGTTAAACAATGTCAAATAGCCGACAGCTAAACCAAATTAATAGTTATAACTTATAAGTGTGCCTTTAGCCTTTATTAATCAAGATATGCATCTCTTGTGATTGATTATAGATGTCAAGTGTAAACATACATATAGGCAACATAAGTAGTTAAGTACATAAGCACTGATTAATATTCACATAGAACTCATCTTGACCCAATAAAACCAGAAGCTCAAATTTATGTTAACGCATCAAATGGGAAATGAAAAATATACTATGTTGGCAGGTCATGCTGtatgaaatatgcttaacaTGTTAAGAGCCCTCGTTCATCAACAAATTACCTCAGCATGTTGAATTAAGTATGGGGGGCATTAAGTATTTGGTTATAGTAAGTGTCTTCAAAATTACCTCATCAAAAATTGACCTATAGTAAGTCTCTTCAAATTACCTCAGCATTTAGTGGCATTCCAATTTCTAAATTTTCATTCTGCCATTTCTGAATCAACTCTTGTGCCACCTTGGGTCTCCTAACTGCCATCACAACATGTGCCCCAGCCTGCGCGAGTTGTCTGTTTTTATCATTAAGGTAAAAGGATCCAATTAGTATCTGCTTCAGAAGAGACGCAAACCTCTTGTTTGGAGCCTACTTGCTGATTTATAGTTGTGTACCATGTTTCATGCAAACATAACTTCTTGTAAATCCCCACAAGCTGAAGTAAAATGGAAGGTAATGGTAAAACTTAGTTGCTCTAATATGAAATTTAGGTGAGTAAATAAAGTTTGAAAGATCTTTTTCTTAATTGATAGAATACATCAAAACAAGTTTTCGGTTAGCAGAGTCAGTTTGTGAAGTATTTGGTTTATAATGGAATAATAATAAAACCAAATACttaatgcccccccccccccccaatactTAATTCAACATGTGTGTAAAAGAGAAAGACATGTATCATACCATAATAGtatacttttataaattttaggTTGACACTTAAGTCGATTCACGTGATTTTCACCTGTATGAAAAGATGATTAAGCCTTGCTTGTTTTCCACATATACCAACAAATAAACAAAACTAGTCAAGtctactctttttttcttttcgctGTCTCTATCTTGACTCTTGGGtaccaggaaaaaaaaacaggcCTACTTATCTTAGTAGCAATACACTAATACGTTGCACTCTCAAATATATTATTCTTTCGATTTTTGGAATGAATTATTCTTTCAAATTCAAGCAAGAACCAAATGTTGCAGCTATACTGTAGTAGACAAACTGCAATGGACGGCTAAAAGATCCATCTTGAGGTGTTGGTAGGACGAAGGGTCCAATGATCGAAAGGAACTCCATTCCAATCTTTGGACACCGAACCCATCCATCTAAAAGAGCAAGAACAACAGCAAGGGGAAGAACAGGACGAACCTGGCGATCTCGAGGCCGATGCCGCTGGTTGCGCCGGTGACGACGATGGAGATCGACGCCGTCGAGCGGGGGCAGCTCGAGCGGGTTGGCGAGGTGGCTGGCGGCGATCCGCTGGAAGATAACTCCCCCACGATGGACAGCCACCCGCGCCTCCACTCCAGCCATCCCagcgcctccctcctcctcccgctctCCCCGCCGCCCGACGGCGGGGCCGCCTTGCCGTTGGAGGAGGCAGAGCCCTCTCCTTCCGCCGCCGGTGCACGACGGAGGCGCAGGTCGCCGGCCATGCGGGAGGagtggaggggagaggagagaatCTTTGATGACCAGGGACGCGCGACGCTGGCTTCGTGGGCTCGTGGCGTGGGTGTGGACTGGTGGTGgtcactgcactgcactgcactgtgGTGGGTCGAGGAGACTTAGAACGGGAGTAGTGGAAAGATTTTTGGGCGGGGATTTTTGTTAGGCCTAACTTAGAATAGGCTCAGAAAATAGATTGAAACGAGAGAAGAAACCGGACATGCGAGCCCAATTGAGCTATTCGAGCTCGTCTAACAAGCTCAAGCTAAGTTAGCTCATCTAAACTTTAATCGAGTTTAGATTGAGTTGAGCCCGACTAGGTCATCTAGCCTGAGCTTTTTTCAGCCCTATTTCTAAACTTCACTGGCACTGTCTATGCCCCTGTCGACCGATTCTTTTAAGGAAACATTGGATGCCTACATGCTAGAGtgatctaaaattcaaattgtCGTCCAGTTATCTTCAACGCGAATGGTGACAATACCGAGGATCTGATTATTCTTTGGCCATTTGAGGCGAATCAATAGATCATCCTTTTCCTTCACAATTATACATGCACAATGTTAATTAGAGAGTAAATACCATATATCATCATGTGAAGCCACCATTGCTTATTCCCAATAATTGTCTTATTGGAATATCACCCTCAATGTATCAAAGAGCCAACAATAAGCATACAAGTAATAAATCAGCATTGAGAGTGCAAAGTATTAGTGTATGGCTACTAAGTTTGTTTGATTTAGCCAAGGCTATGTGTTTGGATCTATAAGATTGTTTTGGACGTTttaaaattgatattttttttttatgcagTACAAGAAGCTGATCCACGGGATATGACTAAAGTAATTTTCAAGACTGATTCGCATGTCATCTAACACGCGTTGAGAAGTTCTAGGCACGACTGGGCCCCTGCGGGTGCAATTTTTCAAGAGATTAAAAGTCGATTAATGTTATCTTTAAGGGTCTGTTCCCTCCTAAGAGAATGTAATAATGTAGTTGCATGTGTTAGCGGCTGCTGTTGTTAGGAGTGAGATCTAGTCGAAGATTTGGCTCCCAATTTCTGTAACAAGTGTGGTGGCCGGCGATTTGGCTATTCACATTGGTTGATAGAGTCCTAACATTCCAGCTAAAAGAAGTTAATATCTTTTTGGTGTTTATAGAGCGTGATGTCAAGTCCTATAATATGGTTACGTTTTCATATAAGATATGTGTATGTAATATATAAACGAGACGAGAACAGTTTGATGCTTCTATTCGCTCGACTTGGAACGTCGAAGGCGTCAATGTCGTTGCTCCATGCATACCtattaattatgatttttttacagAAATTATTACGTGTACATCTGTACACCCATGTCCGGTCCACCTCTGAGTACAACTCCGTCACTGCTAAAACAGCATCCATGCTTCCATAGCTAAGCCAGCCAAGATGCAGCACCATTCGTCAGACATTATCAGTGCTCCTGCTGCATGACGGGTCGGCGAACCTGACAGATTAATGCATGCCATGTGTGTAATCAGCACATCCATAGCTGTGCGCAACCAATTGAGCAGAACCGTGAGATGAAAATTCCATTGTTACAACCAGGGAAGGAAGGATTACTCCAAGTCCCTGAAAACACGTGTTTAAGGTCTTTTATAGTGTCAGGACACTAGTGTAAATGAAACATTTTGAGTGCTTTCTGAAGCATAACAGAGCAAAAACTTGTCGTGCTGGATGAAAGGAAAGAGCTTTAGGTACCTTAAGACATGTTTTCTCTACTACCATATATAGTAGCTGCAACAAAAACCACGGCAATCTGCTATGAtagatgagaaaaagaaaaaggaaaaggaaaaggaaaaaagctaAACTTAAGTTAGCACAATACGTAGCCACGCCCCTGCCAAAATTAGCCATTCGTATCTATACGTGTTTGCAAATTAACCTTCTCACTACTATAGGCATGCAGTGCACGAGATTGCATGACGACCATCCACTGCCTCGCCCTGCAAAATGACCACAAGAAACTCATCCATCAGCAcgaaaataaaggagaaaaagaaaacaaaagagaagaGGAGTCCAGATTAATCACCCGTACGTGCTCCTTTGCAACATTTCAGTGAGTATTAATCAATCAATCCCATTGTTTATTCATTAAGAAAAAAGATATCAGAGAACACACTTCCTCACAACCACTAATTGAATCCCCCTCCTATCTAACTCTCGATCGTTtgctttctcctcctcctcctcctcttcgtctGGTCGGTGTCATCCAAGCATCAGAGATTGCTTTGCATTGCATTGTAGCTAGGCGGAGGCTGCAGGTGGGGAGGATTGGATGGAgggcgcggaggcggcggcgcgcgagGCGCTGTCGACGGAGAAGGCGTTCGAGCGGGAGGCGCTGCCGGCGTGGTCGGAGCAGATCACGGTGCGGTCGGTGGTGGTGAGCACGGCGCTGGGCGTGTTCCTCAGCTTCATCGTCATGAAGCTCAACCTCACCTCGGGGATCGTGCCATCGCTCAACATGTCCGCGGGCCtcctcgccttcttcctcatgAAGACGTGGACCAGCGCCCTGGAGCGCTGCGGCGTCTTCCCCAAGCCCTTCACCCGCCAGGAGAACACCGTCGTGCAGACATGCGTCATCTCCTGCTCCAGCATCGCCTTCAGCGGTCAGTGATCGACTTGTTGCGTCGTCGTCTTGCAATTGCATGCACATGCATTGACGACAGGTTGCAATtgcaagaagaagaaataatatATGATGGATCCATCAATATATATAATGAATGCTGCATGCATGACGACATATATGCATGCAGGTGGTTTCGGGACGTACATCCTTGGGATGAGCAAGAAGATCGCCGAGGGGTTCGACGAGGCGAAGACGAGCATCAATGTGGAGGAGCCATCTCTGGGGCGACTGATCGCGTTCCTCTTCCTGGTCAGCTTCGTGGGGCTCTTCTCCATCGTACCGCTGCgcaagatcatgatcatcagcTACAAGCTGACGTACCCGAGCGGGTCGGCGACGGCGCACCTCATCAACAGCTTCCACACGCCGCAGGGCGCCATCCAGGCCAAGCAGCAGGTCTCCATCCTCTTCAAGTCCTTCATCGGCAGCTTCCTCTGGTCACTCTTCCAGTGGTTctactccggcggcgccggctgCGGCTTCAGCTACTTCCCCACCTTCGGCATGGAGGCGTACCGGCGCCGCTTCTACTTCGACTTCTCCGCCACCTACGTCGGCGTCGGCATGATCTGCCCCTACATCATCAACTTCTCCCTGCTGCTCGGATCCGTCGTGTCCTGGGGCATCATGTGGCCGTACATCGAGAGCAAGAGGGGCAGCTGGTACGACGCTGAGCTGCCCAGGAGCAGCCTCCATGGCCTCAACGGCTACCAgatcttcatctccatcgccATGATCATCGGCGACGGCCTCTTCAACTTCCTTACCATATTGGTGAGGACATCCTACGACATGTACCTCAAGAGGAGGAGGCCCGCCGAGGCCGCCACCAAGCCGTTCGCCGGCATCGACAACAACGAGCGACAGGCGCTCAGCTTCGACGACCGCCGGCGAACCCAGGTACCGTACCTTTCATCTAAATTAGTTGCACTATATATACTGCCGCATGGGCATGCTGACGtgcacatacatgcatgcatgcatgcatgcatgtcatcTCGGCCGGGCGACTATCTAGGTGTTCCTCAAGGACCAGATCCCGACGTCGATCGCGGCGGGCGCGTACGTGCTCCTGGCGGCCATCTCGGTGGTCGCGATCCCGCACATCTTCCGGCAGCTGAAGCCGAAGCACGTGGTGTGGGCGTACGCGGTGGCGCCCGTGTTCGCCTTCTGCAACGCCTACGGCACGGGGCTCACCGACTGGTCGCTGTCGAGCAGCTACGGCAAGCTGGCCATCTTCATCTTCGGCGCCAGCATCGGGGCCCGCGACGGCGGCGTGGTGGCGGGGCTGGCGGCGTGCGGTCTCATGATGGGCATCGTGTCCACGGCCTCCGACCTGATCCAGGACTTCAAGACGGGGTACCTGACGCTGACGTCGCCGCGGTCCATGTTCGTGAGCCAGGTCATGGGCACGGGGCTGGGCTGCATCATCAGCCCCGTCGTGTTCTGGATCTTCTACAAGGCGTACGACGTCGGTCTGGAGGAAGGGTACCCGGCGCCGTACGCCAAGATCTACCGTGGCATCGCGCTGCTGGGCGTCAACGGCTGGAACCAGCTGCCCAAGTACTGCCTCCGCTTCTgcctcgccttcttcctcctcgccgtGGCCATCTGCGCGCTCAAGGAGGTGGCCAAGCACCGCGGGTGGTGGCTGCAAGACTACATCCCCAGCGCGCTGGGCATGGCCGTGCCCTTCTTCCTCGGCTCCTTCTTCACCATCGACATGTGCGTGGGCAGCATCGTGCTGTACCTGTGGAGCAAGTCCGACCCCGTGCGCGCGCACATGTTCGCGCCGGCCGTGGCCTCGGGGCTCATCTGCGGCGACGGCATCTGGTCGCTGCCGTCGTCCATCCTGTCGCTGCTCAACATCAATCCGCCCATGTGCATGAGGGTCTTCTCCGCGGAGACCAACTTCCAGGTGGAGGAGTTCCTCTATACGCTGCGCAACCCGTCAGCCACATAGCACAAACTTCGTTGATccatttcttttcatttcatttccAGACTAGCTTAATCATTCTCATCGATTAGAACGACACACAGACACAGACGTACACACGCATGCATATACAGATTGaatttgattttcaaatttcatCACTCCACTGACGATGGTTTAGCTTTTAGTGcgtcttctcttctcttcatTGTTAGTCTTGATTGTACCTACTTTGTAGGGTTGCAGCATGTACTTTTTTGATTCATTTGAAAAGTTGATTGGTTGGTTTCTTGACACATTTAGTTGCAGAAGCTACATGACCACTGTTGTATGACATCTTCAAGTTAACATGCCTGGATCGTGTTTTACTGATCGACTAGCCAATGCCAGAATATATAGGTGTGCTAACATTATATTTGATAGCACACTTTGCACATTCAGGTTCCTTGGGTACTGTCGTGGCTTTCCACATgcacttttttcttcttcttttgaatttttgataaAGCAATTAGCCAAAACTCGAAAAGTATCAAAGAGAATGCCAGAGTAGTTGTGCCGTGCTAACATCTAATCACACTTTGTAATTTTGAGATCGAGTCTGTGTTCTTTGTACAGTGAGTCTTCCATTTGCCATcaaatctagagagaaaacgATCATTTAAGCATCTGTTTTAGCCAACTTCCTAAACAATTTCTAGCTGCAATAAAAGGGGATGCACATGCTTACGGTGAATTCTTATCTTAGCTCTTCATCGGCTGCTGCTGGTCTGCAGCATTAAGGCAACAGAACGGCTGCCTGCGTCGCTTGCACATGGCGCACAATGTGCGGAACATGATGGATAGGAAGTTGAAGAGGCCATTGCCGAGTAGAATGCTGCTAAGGCTGTGCCAACGTTGGTCATGGAGAAGTCGAAGTAGAATCTGAGCAAGGAGATCACATACACATTGGATCCGTGAGGTTAATCGATCATTAGTTGGTTGCTACTTAGTTTCAACTATACATCAACCCCATGAGCCATGGATGAATCCTTTGCATGTATAATTGGCATAGAACTGATAGATAACATAGCTGTGGTAGTTGTTGCGTACCCACGCTGATAAGCCTCGAGGCCAAACATGGGGAAGGCTTTGAAGCCACAGCTCCTCCCAGCAGTGAAGAACCACCCCAAACGATCTGAACGGCATCTGCAAATGCACACACATAACTAAATTAGTTAAGACATGCACACTTCTTGGTTCGACAAATGCATTTATCCATTTTGAGTTCAACTGAACTGATGGAAGTTGTGCTTTCCTTCTTTGAGGGTCTAATCTGTAACACACATCAGAGAAAGTATATTATTAGCATCACGTGATGAAACAAAGCGCAATAAAATACACGtgcaaagaaaaggaaaagaatggacgcaggaaaaaagaaatgaaacgCATGAGACACAGTTAAATTGAAAGAGCTCTTACCTGCCACAACACTGAACAATTGGAATTTCCCATCAATGGCGCCAGCTGCAGCAACCAAACATGCAGCTTCTTTCCCTCTTATAAAGACCCAACCTTCTTGACCAATCATAGTCTGAAGATCAGCTTGACCAATCGCAGTCTGAACATCAGCTTACACCCTTCGGCAAAGGCCATCAAACTCTCTCTGACAAGTTGTCATAAAATTTGTCAGATAGAGGAAGCCCATCAATCATGGAGTCAGTTGGTGATCCAAGGGAAGGCCTGTCGACAGAGCGTGCATTTGAAGGAGAGCCAATCCCAACATGGACAGAGCAGATCACTATGCAATCAGTGGTTGTGAGCATACTGCTTGGAATTTGTCTTAAGCAGCGTTGGCATGAATCTCGTCTTCATGTCTGGGGTGGTGCGGTTGCTGAACATCCCGTCAGCCATGCTGAATCTCTTTCTCCTCAAGACATGGACAAGCATGCTGCGGCAGTTTGGTGTGTTCCACAGACCCTTCACCCGCCAGGAGAACACCATCATACAGACATGTGCTGTTGCCTGTGTCAGCATGGTGTTGAGTGGTGAGCACACACATGCATTACAAAAATTTGATAACAGCCTGTAACAGCTTCTTCATGGATGTGATCATGGCACACCATGTGTGCTAACATGTTATCATGTTGTTTTGGGTCGTTCATGCTCTCAATGAGCCAAAGAGCAGCAGAGAAGACCAAAACTGGACAGGATGATATACGCATCAGTGCGCCGAGTCTAAGGATTGATAGTCTTCTTTTTCCTCATCAGCTTTGTTGGCTTGTTCGTCATTGTTCCCATGAGGAAGGTAATAAAATAACTTCCGCTGCCATATCAACTAATATATTTGCTCATAACTATCAAGCATATCAGTTTTAGTTCATGAGTAAACACATGCAAGGTTAAAAGCTACAGCACACCTCATCAATTTCTTGATCGatttcttttgtgtgttcatAGTCAATGATCATCCGTCATCGGCTAATGTATCCAACTGGCACAGCTACAGCACACCTTATCAACAGCTTCCATACCCCTCCAGGAGCAAAGCAAGCAAAGTGAGACATTATGTACTTTAATTTGGCTAAGAAATCTGTAGTTACTAAGTGGCTTACTTACATgtttgtgttttttattttggcAGGGGACAAGTGTCTGTCATGCTCAAATCACTTGCATGAAGCCTGTGTTGTGTGTTGGGACATTTTTCAATGGTTTTACACAGGTGGACCTAATTGTGGGCTTGCTGCCATCCCGACATTTGGACTGAATGCATACAGAAAAGGGTAAGGGGTAAGTAAATAAATCAAAAAAATCTGGTATGGAAATCAAATTCAGATGAGTATCCTAGTTGCAACTAGCAACTATTTGTGCAGTTTTATCTGAGAGACACTTGGCAAGATCCCTTAAAACACATTATGAAGAAAATGATAATACAATTCTAAAGGCATACTTTTTTTGGGAAGTGCATAGGCATACGTAGTGGTAAAAGACAATCTATAAGGAAAATCTACTAATAATGAGATTGTTTTCATACTCTTGCAGTTTCTACTTTAATTTCTCTGCAACTTACGTTGGTGTTGGAATGATCTGCCCAAGACTGATAAATATCTCAATGCTCGTTGGCTCCATCCTTTCCTCAGCAGTCATATTGCCCTACATTGAATCTAAGAAAGGAGTATGGTATAATGCATCGTACAAGGAAAGCAGCGTGAAGGGCATATATGGATACAAGGTAATAATGTTACTTGACAGACTTAAAACGTAAAGCAAAATAAACAGCATGACTAACACTTCACAAACTTTGCAATATGTTTGCCTTCAATGTTTACTTATGGACAACCTAATTCATTTATGTGTAACAGGTGCTGATCTCCCTAACAATTATGCTTGGTGATGGCCTATTCCAGCTTCTACTGATATCATTCAAAACAGTGAGCAATATGCATAGGAGGCGACATAGGTTAGCAGCCAAAACCAATGCCTTCAGGAATGTGGGTAGCATAAAACTCCCTGCCCTTAGCTTTTGATGATCGTCGTAGGACACAGATATTTCTCAGAGACAATA
This genomic interval carries:
- the LOC133923275 gene encoding probable metal-nicotianamine transporter YSL8, producing the protein MEGAEAAAREALSTEKAFEREALPAWSEQITVRSVVVSTALGVFLSFIVMKLNLTSGIVPSLNMSAGLLAFFLMKTWTSALERCGVFPKPFTRQENTVVQTCVISCSSIAFSGGFGTYILGMSKKIAEGFDEAKTSINVEEPSLGRLIAFLFLVSFVGLFSIVPLRKIMIISYKLTYPSGSATAHLINSFHTPQGAIQAKQQVSILFKSFIGSFLWSLFQWFYSGGAGCGFSYFPTFGMEAYRRRFYFDFSATYVGVGMICPYIINFSLLLGSVVSWGIMWPYIESKRGSWYDAELPRSSLHGLNGYQIFISIAMIIGDGLFNFLTILVRTSYDMYLKRRRPAEAATKPFAGIDNNERQALSFDDRRRTQVFLKDQIPTSIAAGAYVLLAAISVVAIPHIFRQLKPKHVVWAYAVAPVFAFCNAYGTGLTDWSLSSSYGKLAIFIFGASIGARDGGVVAGLAACGLMMGIVSTASDLIQDFKTGYLTLTSPRSMFVSQVMGTGLGCIISPVVFWIFYKAYDVGLEEGYPAPYAKIYRGIALLGVNGWNQLPKYCLRFCLAFFLLAVAICALKEVAKHRGWWLQDYIPSALGMAVPFFLGSFFTIDMCVGSIVLYLWSKSDPVRAHMFAPAVASGLICGDGIWSLPSSILSLLNINPPMCMRVFSAETNFQVEEFLYTLRNPSAT